A part of Methanomassiliicoccales archaeon genomic DNA contains:
- a CDS encoding 50S ribosomal protein L31e yields MADAAEEKQVVYTIPLRGVRTVPRTERANKAVKVIREYIIRHMKAEPEKVWIDTKVNEALWARSMQSPPSVIKVRAVRFEDGLVEVSLPEEQ; encoded by the coding sequence ATGGCAGATGCAGCTGAGGAGAAGCAGGTCGTTTATACAATACCCCTACGGGGCGTCAGGACGGTCCCAAGGACCGAAAGGGCCAACAAGGCGGTCAAGGTCATCCGTGAATACATCATCAGGCATATGAAGGCAGAACCCGAAAAGGTCTGGATAGACACAAAGGTCAACGAGGCGCTTTGGGCCAGGTCCATGCAGTCCCCCCCATCCGTGATCAAGGTCAGGGCGGTACGGTTCGAGGACGGCCTGGTCGAGGTCTCCTTGCCCGAAGAACAGTAA
- a CDS encoding translation initiation factor IF-6 has translation MLKLSSYNGVEFVGVYAKANELLALAPNDAEKFFIDDVEESLGVEVKRSTIAGTNLLGSLIAMNSYGAVVTSMAMDSEVDMLSRKMNVARIEDRLNAAGNNILVNDNGAIVNPDVHEMTLKLIEETLQVEVVPSSIAGHKVVGSVCSATNKGVLCHPDTKRSELELIRSVLKVPSAIGTLNYGSPMVGASIIANSKGGVVGFRSTPIELGRVEDALVLY, from the coding sequence ATGTTAAAACTGTCTTCGTATAACGGCGTCGAGTTCGTCGGTGTATATGCAAAGGCGAACGAGCTTCTAGCACTTGCACCAAACGACGCCGAAAAGTTCTTCATCGACGACGTGGAGGAGTCGCTCGGGGTCGAGGTCAAGCGGTCTACCATAGCCGGGACCAATCTCCTCGGCTCACTGATCGCGATGAATTCTTATGGGGCCGTGGTGACCTCTATGGCAATGGATTCCGAGGTCGACATGCTGTCCAGGAAAATGAATGTTGCAAGAATAGAGGACAGGCTGAATGCGGCCGGTAACAACATCCTGGTCAACGACAACGGGGCAATCGTCAACCCTGATGTTCACGAGATGACCTTGAAACTGATAGAGGAGACCTTGCAGGTCGAAGTGGTGCCGTCAAGCATCGCTGGGCACAAGGTCGTCGGGTCTGTCTGTTCTGCCACCAACAAAGGTGTCCTATGCCACCCCGATACAAAGAGGTCAGAGCTCGAACTGATAAGGTCGGTGCTTAAGGTCCCATCAGCGATAGGGACGCTCAACTACGGTTCCCCGATGGTGGGCGCTTCGATCATCGCCAACTCAAAGGGTGGCGTGGTAGGATTCAGGTCAACGCCGATAGAGCTTGGCAGGGTCGAGGACGCGCTGGTCTTATATTGA
- a CDS encoding MBL fold metallo-hydrolase encodes MRIIWHGHSCFSVKDGVVVVTDPHDGKSIGIKQPVVKADIVLVSHDHFDHNCIRIVKGDFTTIKEPGERTEKGIKILGVQAFHDAEQGGKRGKDVIFKFEVDGVRFCHFGDLGHLLSKDQIEKIGEVDVLFIPVGGVFTINAAEAHRLIDMIRPKIAVPMHYRVGGLSLSIQTLDEFERMARPEKVNKVGNEVEFQPEDLPKSTEYWIFSL; translated from the coding sequence ATGAGGATCATCTGGCACGGACATTCCTGCTTTTCGGTCAAAGATGGAGTTGTGGTCGTAACGGACCCTCACGATGGGAAATCGATCGGTATCAAGCAACCGGTCGTCAAAGCGGACATAGTGCTGGTCAGCCACGACCACTTTGATCACAATTGCATCAGGATAGTCAAGGGAGATTTTACGACCATCAAGGAGCCTGGTGAAAGGACAGAGAAAGGTATCAAAATCTTGGGCGTCCAAGCCTTCCACGACGCCGAGCAAGGAGGTAAGAGAGGCAAGGATGTCATCTTCAAATTCGAGGTCGACGGTGTGAGGTTCTGTCATTTCGGGGACCTTGGCCATCTCTTGAGCAAAGACCAGATCGAAAAGATAGGCGAAGTGGATGTTCTTTTCATTCCAGTCGGGGGAGTCTTCACGATCAATGCTGCAGAGGCCCATCGTCTAATCGACATGATACGACCAAAGATCGCGGTGCCGATGCATTACCGGGTCGGCGGCCTATCATTATCTATCCAAACGTTAGACGAGTTTGAAAGGATGGCCAGACCAGAGAAGGTCAACAAGGTCGGGAACGAGGTGGAGTTCCAGCCAGAAGACCTTCCGAAGAGCACGGAATATTGGATATTTTCTTTGTAA
- a CDS encoding DUF373 family protein, with protein MRILVLSVDRDDDFGAKTGLNSPFIGREENVEAALALGIKDAEDSDVNTCLAAIGIYDEMIKKGIDAHIATICGDPKVGYESDMVLATQLETVLERIKPDRVILVSDGAEDEYIYPMVFSRVKVDSVRRVWVKQAPTVEGTYYILVKMMKDDKIRKRILTPIALIMSVVGAFALIPRFIELSENPEDINVLANMTWGMLSLILGVYLLGYAYKVGERTKAWLYRTANAVRSGSQMIPFAIFAIIFFFMGIFFGYDYATTDPDDDPVVQVTKFMNGVLWPWTFSALSFETGRFINYYLSRSKVYWQYMVAAVTVLATGFIVQGALDATFFFLKEPNVGETMIFLEFIAGFLLAGFGGLLNVTLRNVAEKKGEDVCNKVETIDYPEA; from the coding sequence TTGAGGATTTTGGTCCTAAGCGTTGACAGGGATGATGACTTCGGGGCGAAGACAGGTCTCAACAGCCCCTTCATCGGAAGAGAGGAGAACGTGGAGGCGGCCTTAGCGCTAGGGATCAAAGATGCGGAGGACTCGGACGTCAACACTTGCTTGGCGGCCATTGGCATATACGATGAGATGATAAAAAAGGGGATAGACGCGCATATTGCCACCATCTGCGGGGACCCGAAGGTAGGATATGAGTCCGACATGGTGCTGGCCACCCAGCTGGAGACCGTGCTGGAAAGGATAAAGCCGGACAGGGTGATACTGGTTTCTGACGGTGCCGAGGACGAATATATCTATCCGATGGTCTTCTCTCGGGTCAAGGTAGACTCCGTAAGGAGGGTCTGGGTTAAACAGGCCCCGACAGTGGAGGGCACTTATTATATTTTAGTAAAAATGATGAAGGACGACAAGATAAGGAAGCGGATACTGACCCCTATCGCACTTATAATGTCAGTGGTAGGTGCGTTCGCCCTTATCCCGCGCTTCATCGAGCTCAGCGAGAATCCTGAGGACATAAACGTCCTTGCGAACATGACCTGGGGCATGTTGAGCCTGATTCTAGGGGTCTATCTTCTGGGATATGCGTATAAGGTAGGGGAAAGGACAAAGGCTTGGTTATACCGCACCGCGAATGCTGTAAGGTCTGGTAGCCAGATGATACCTTTTGCTATCTTCGCCATAATATTCTTCTTTATGGGGATATTCTTTGGATATGATTATGCTACGACCGACCCAGATGACGATCCGGTCGTCCAGGTGACCAAGTTCATGAACGGGGTCCTATGGCCATGGACGTTCTCAGCATTATCGTTCGAAACGGGCAGGTTCATAAATTACTATCTATCGAGATCGAAGGTCTATTGGCAGTATATGGTCGCCGCGGTCACAGTGCTCGCGACAGGTTTCATCGTGCAAGGTGCCTTAGATGCCACATTCTTCTTTTTAAAGGAGCCCAATGTGGGTGAGACGATGATCTTCTTAGAGTTCATAGCAGGATTCCTTCTGGCTGGATTTGGAGGGCTTCTCAACGTCACTTTGAGGAATGTGGCTGAGAAAAAAGGAGAGGACGTCTGCAACAAGGTGGAGACGATCGACTACCCCGAGGCCTGA
- a CDS encoding DUF115 domain-containing protein, protein MDFERWEPYYLRILSEFGYSRAEDEKAARIIDSLVPDENIISIEEICIKDWSTVSVLGDAPSLSDALKKMKLRGIIVSAGPATARSLELGIIPDLFVTDLDGPVEADIKANEKGSIGVIHAHGDNIDRIKTYAERFRKILLTTQSAPFGRLHNFGGFTDGDRAVMMARHLGAKTIDLVGFDFESPTLKEGSEPNTKRKKLQWAKRLIFEENPDDVIIRMV, encoded by the coding sequence ATGGATTTTGAGAGATGGGAGCCTTATTATCTCAGGATCTTGAGCGAGTTCGGGTATTCCCGAGCAGAGGATGAGAAGGCGGCTAGAATTATCGATTCGTTGGTTCCTGATGAGAATATCATATCGATCGAGGAGATCTGTATAAAGGATTGGTCGACCGTAAGTGTGCTAGGTGACGCACCTTCTCTATCAGATGCCCTAAAGAAAATGAAATTAAGGGGGATCATTGTTTCGGCCGGTCCCGCCACTGCGAGATCGCTTGAGCTTGGAATTATACCAGATCTATTTGTGACCGATCTTGATGGGCCTGTTGAGGCAGACATTAAGGCCAATGAGAAGGGCTCAATAGGGGTCATCCATGCTCATGGGGACAATATTGATCGGATCAAGACATATGCTGAAAGGTTTAGGAAGATACTATTGACGACCCAATCGGCCCCATTTGGCAGGCTCCATAACTTCGGGGGATTCACTGATGGGGACAGAGCTGTAATGATGGCCCGGCATTTAGGGGCAAAAACCATCGATCTCGTTGGATTTGATTTCGAGTCCCCAACATTAAAAGAAGGGTCAGAACCGAACACTAAGAGGAAGAAGCTCCAATGGGCGAAAAGACTGATATTTGAAGAAAATCCCGATGACGTGATCATAAGGATGGTCTAG
- a CDS encoding PKD domain-containing protein, with amino-acid sequence MEGTGIKMPDDKQMKKGNKNKIMVMAVVAILIIAAIGAVVILNNNKKDIKLDVTSDATTITAGERIYFDASKTSGNPNKFNWRFGDGIEVNTTDGLISHVYQYPGKYLVVVKASNDGKSADNLKSPISITVNNPDPPSIPDDTTKPYVVVAVS; translated from the coding sequence ATGGAAGGAACGGGAATAAAAATGCCTGACGATAAACAAATGAAGAAGGGCAATAAAAATAAAATAATGGTGATGGCCGTTGTTGCAATTTTGATAATTGCAGCGATAGGAGCTGTTGTCATACTAAACAATAATAAGAAAGATATAAAATTGGACGTCACATCAGATGCAACGACGATTACGGCTGGAGAGAGAATTTATTTTGATGCCAGTAAAACCAGTGGCAATCCAAACAAATTCAATTGGAGGTTCGGTGACGGCATTGAAGTGAATACGACCGACGGCCTCATATCGCATGTTTATCAGTATCCTGGAAAATACCTGGTGGTTGTTAAAGCATCAAATGATGGTAAAAGTGCTGACAATCTTAAATCCCCAATATCAATAACAGTGAACAATCCAGACCCCCCATCCATACCAGATGATACAACGAAACCATATGTTGTCGTCGCGGTAAGTTGA
- a CDS encoding ABC transporter substrate-binding protein, whose protein sequence is MVIGNLSVAGAVEHTYTGKNVMYVAAVTITSTEGASQKYLITIIVREEGGSAGKTKTFVEETIGDPDTLDPAVDYETAGGEILQNVYETLIWYDNESASVLRPMLATEVPTVENGGISPDGLTYTFHLREGVMFHNGEIMTSEDVEYSIERVLTINDPNGPAWMLGQVMVNNFDYGIELNATEIANSVTCPDSSTVVFHLVKPYPAFIYVLAFTVGSVISKKFVEEHGGVKVNEQNEYVKYHTCGTGPFKLVVWNSGDKIVLERNDNYWRPPAKLNVVIIKQVADFNARLLHLQNGDADCIYVPRKYIQSATGLPNTRVVSGYGTFSIDFLGMNQDIKSSDLDIGNIPANFFADVNVRKAFVHAFNYTLYLQSQMLGTGKIANGPIPEGMAYYDNTTPTFTFDLNLAKQYLKSAINPNTGNSWYDDGFTITVFYNSGNTVRQGAAEILKAGLESINSNIHVTVTQLAWPTYLSNLYAGKLSMFMLGWAVDYADPDDFVQPFLHQNGTYGGPLGFSNNTLTNMVMEAAMELNATLRAQLYKDITRACYDQALYLWLAQPTNWHIERDWVSGYFFNPMYSGLVFYTYDKNV, encoded by the coding sequence ATGGTAATTGGGAATTTGTCAGTAGCTGGGGCAGTTGAACACACATATACTGGGAAAAACGTGATGTATGTTGCAGCGGTGACAATAACAAGCACTGAGGGAGCTTCCCAAAAATATCTTATAACGATAATTGTGAGAGAAGAGGGTGGAAGTGCTGGGAAGACAAAAACATTTGTCGAAGAGACAATAGGAGATCCAGATACACTAGATCCGGCTGTAGACTATGAAACAGCAGGAGGAGAGATACTTCAAAACGTCTATGAAACTTTGATCTGGTATGATAATGAAAGTGCATCAGTACTTAGACCAATGTTGGCAACCGAGGTTCCAACAGTCGAAAATGGAGGGATATCCCCAGATGGGTTAACTTACACTTTCCACTTGAGAGAAGGTGTTATGTTCCACAATGGGGAGATTATGACATCAGAGGACGTCGAGTATTCGATTGAAAGAGTATTGACTATTAACGATCCAAATGGTCCTGCATGGATGCTGGGTCAGGTAATGGTCAATAATTTTGACTATGGTATTGAGCTAAATGCAACAGAAATTGCAAACTCGGTCACATGCCCAGACTCTTCGACTGTCGTGTTCCATCTTGTGAAACCATACCCAGCTTTCATATATGTATTGGCTTTCACAGTGGGTTCGGTGATTTCAAAGAAATTTGTCGAGGAGCATGGAGGAGTCAAGGTAAACGAACAGAATGAGTATGTGAAATATCACACCTGTGGGACCGGTCCTTTCAAATTGGTCGTATGGAACTCTGGTGACAAGATTGTCCTTGAGAGGAATGATAACTATTGGAGACCTCCTGCAAAACTCAATGTGGTCATCATAAAGCAGGTAGCGGACTTCAACGCCAGACTATTGCACCTCCAGAACGGCGATGCTGATTGCATTTATGTTCCAAGAAAGTACATTCAGAGTGCAACAGGGCTGCCAAATACAAGGGTAGTTTCAGGATATGGCACATTCTCTATCGACTTCTTGGGAATGAACCAGGATATCAAGAGTTCAGATTTAGATATTGGTAACATTCCGGCAAATTTCTTTGCAGACGTCAATGTGAGAAAAGCCTTCGTTCATGCGTTTAATTATACCTTGTATTTGCAGAGTCAGATGCTGGGCACCGGTAAAATTGCAAACGGTCCGATTCCAGAAGGTATGGCATATTATGATAATACTACGCCAACATTTACTTTCGACCTGAATTTGGCGAAACAGTATCTTAAGAGTGCCATAAATCCGAACACGGGGAACAGTTGGTATGATGATGGTTTCACCATAACAGTGTTCTACAATTCGGGCAATACCGTCAGGCAGGGCGCAGCCGAAATACTAAAGGCGGGTTTGGAGTCCATAAACTCTAACATCCATGTTACCGTAACTCAGTTGGCCTGGCCGACCTATCTGAGCAATCTTTATGCAGGAAAGCTATCGATGTTCATGCTAGGTTGGGCTGTTGACTATGCGGATCCTGACGACTTTGTACAACCATTCCTTCACCAGAATGGAACTTATGGCGGTCCGCTCGGATTTAGCAACAATACTCTGACCAACATGGTGATGGAGGCCGCAATGGAACTCAATGCGACCTTACGTGCACAGCTCTATAAGGATATAACCAGGGCCTGCTATGATCAAGCATTATACCTATGGCTAGCCCAACCAACAAACTGGCACATTGAGCGTGATTGGGTATCTGGGTACTTCTTCAACCCCATGTATTCAGGCTTGGTGTTCTACACATACGACAAAAATGTATAA
- a CDS encoding ABC transporter permease, with amino-acid sequence MRLGTFILRRLLLLIPVLLGVSIIVFVLMGFSGDRWTAYTTSDHPSQKQIWAIEEKYHLNDSTPVQYYYWINGVVHGDWGYSKTARAPVTEAIEKRFPVTFELALVSTFIAIFVGVTIGTISAIKRNKPIDHVVRFVALIGVSIPIFWLALLLLQTFYLNLGLAPLGGRISWEYDPNNPLSSNPIEPVTNFYLIDSLLMGDLHIFLDVVWHLMLPSICLSFGTIAILTRIMRSSMLEVMNMDYVKTARAKGLPERIVLKKHARRNALIPTTTVMGLAFAGLLSGAVITESIFGLRGLGKWSTDALLNNDQAAILGFTMLIAITVVLANLIVDIMYAFLDPRVKLE; translated from the coding sequence TTGAGGCTAGGTACTTTCATTTTACGAAGACTTTTATTGTTGATCCCCGTATTGCTGGGGGTATCGATAATTGTTTTTGTATTGATGGGTTTCAGTGGAGACCGCTGGACAGCATATACCACATCAGATCATCCCAGTCAAAAACAAATATGGGCGATTGAAGAAAAATATCACCTAAATGATTCTACACCCGTCCAATATTATTATTGGATCAATGGGGTCGTTCATGGTGATTGGGGTTACTCAAAAACTGCCCGAGCACCAGTAACGGAAGCTATTGAAAAAAGGTTCCCTGTCACATTTGAACTTGCATTGGTAAGTACATTCATCGCAATTTTTGTAGGTGTAACAATTGGGACAATCTCTGCAATAAAAAGAAATAAACCGATAGACCACGTGGTGCGCTTTGTAGCATTGATAGGTGTATCAATACCGATATTTTGGTTGGCATTGTTATTATTACAAACCTTTTATTTAAATTTAGGTTTGGCTCCATTGGGTGGACGAATATCGTGGGAGTATGACCCTAACAATCCGTTATCTTCAAATCCAATTGAGCCCGTCACAAATTTCTATTTAATCGATTCTTTGTTAATGGGCGATCTCCACATATTTTTAGATGTGGTCTGGCATCTGATGCTTCCGTCGATATGTCTGTCTTTTGGAACCATAGCTATACTGACGAGGATAATGAGATCGAGCATGTTAGAAGTAATGAACATGGATTACGTAAAAACAGCTAGAGCTAAGGGCTTACCAGAAAGGATTGTGTTGAAAAAACATGCTAGAAGAAATGCATTGATACCAACAACAACTGTGATGGGCCTAGCGTTTGCAGGTTTGTTGAGCGGGGCCGTTATAACCGAGAGCATTTTTGGGTTACGAGGATTGGGTAAATGGTCTACTGATGCTTTATTAAATAACGACCAAGCTGCAATTCTTGGATTTACCATGCTAATAGCGATTACCGTGGTTTTAGCGAATCTCATTGTGGATATTATGTATGCCTTCCTTGACCCGAGAGTTAAACTGGAGTGA
- a CDS encoding ABC transporter permease produces MGKKEKVSKLVSKFFDSIIKSYTPRIRELRLSMYLMSKSLLAMLGLCIVLAMVLIAIFAPVLAPPPEGWTETNIVPKNFNQGISPPGSTYIDNNGEKYTYIFGTGEDGSDIYYGVIWGARTSIYISLIVVGCAAIIGIVLGAIAGYYGGKLDEILMRVTDVFLSIPALVLAMAVIAVLKPSLENIIISLVIVWWPSYARLIRGQVLTVRENTYVEAAMAIGAKKNRILFKHILPNAISPMLVSATMDIGSVVLTTSGLSYIGFAPPGIAEWGRMASEGASYIVGYIVYNGHQYSPYWIIFFPGMMIFLFVMGFNLLGDGLRDILDPRLRR; encoded by the coding sequence ATGGGCAAGAAAGAAAAGGTTAGTAAATTGGTATCGAAATTTTTTGATTCTATAATAAAATCATATACACCAAGAATCAGAGAATTAAGATTATCTATGTATTTGATGTCCAAAAGTTTATTGGCCATGTTAGGGCTTTGTATTGTTTTAGCCATGGTTCTTATTGCTATTTTTGCCCCGGTGTTGGCACCACCCCCAGAGGGTTGGACTGAAACCAATATCGTGCCAAAAAATTTTAATCAGGGCATAAGCCCGCCCGGCTCAACATATATAGATAATAATGGAGAAAAATATACGTATATTTTTGGTACAGGAGAGGATGGGTCAGATATTTATTATGGAGTTATTTGGGGAGCAAGAACATCCATATATATTTCTCTGATCGTGGTCGGATGTGCAGCGATTATTGGAATCGTATTGGGTGCAATTGCTGGTTATTATGGTGGCAAGCTCGACGAGATTTTAATGAGAGTAACTGATGTATTTTTGTCTATACCTGCATTAGTTCTAGCGATGGCGGTAATCGCAGTCCTCAAACCTTCTTTAGAAAACATAATCATATCTTTAGTGATTGTATGGTGGCCATCATATGCAAGATTGATCCGTGGTCAGGTATTGACCGTTCGGGAAAATACTTATGTCGAAGCAGCTATGGCGATAGGTGCAAAGAAAAATCGAATATTGTTCAAACACATATTGCCTAATGCAATTTCTCCCATGCTTGTCAGTGCAACAATGGACATCGGGTCCGTGGTACTCACTACATCTGGATTGAGCTATATTGGCTTTGCACCACCAGGTATTGCTGAGTGGGGAAGGATGGCTTCGGAAGGTGCTTCATACATTGTGGGATATATTGTTTATAACGGACATCAGTACAGCCCATACTGGATTATATTTTTCCCAGGAATGATGATATTCTTGTTTGTAATGGGATTCAACCTGTTGGGGGATGGGCTCAGGGACATATTGGACCCAAGGTTGAGGAGATGA
- a CDS encoding ATP-binding cassette domain-containing protein, with protein sequence MSQENIIEINDLYISFYTRSGIVKAIDGVNLTIKKGETLGLVGETGCGKSVTANSIMRLIPQPPGKIENGSIYFLPPKGDQAEIEELEEKIDSIKKIILSGDYKDLENLNSELKRLEENLQRSKEINACKVQLEEYKKQPRNEEINNKIKKIEKKIEKLLEEYDLLKRSKGYMQQIRGKYISMIFQEPMSALNPVMTAGDQIMEVLLLHDRKQLAIGAINRLEKELDIYVSKKKVTKSKNSKGEYECDRCKAIVIEGQDYCPGCGNYFEVKPFKIVRKNYLKYQLTILRRIKNRSNSRILSFFSKRELRREALDRAERMLRLVRIPDPETVAKSYPHELSGGMQQRVMIAIALACKPQLLIADEPTTALDVTIQAQILKLMKDLQEETGTAILLITHNLGVVAEICDRVGVMYAGTMAEIGPKMSVFKEPFHPYTQGLINSIPKVTSDIGRLETIEGNVPNLMKPPSGCRFNPRCPYSMEICSKEKPSLEEIQPGHFVACHLYRKVRI encoded by the coding sequence ATGAGTCAAGAAAATATTATTGAGATCAATGATTTGTATATATCTTTTTACACCAGATCCGGTATCGTAAAAGCCATTGATGGCGTTAACCTCACTATTAAAAAAGGAGAAACACTAGGTTTGGTTGGAGAAACAGGTTGTGGTAAAAGTGTAACTGCAAATAGTATCATGAGACTAATCCCCCAACCGCCTGGAAAAATCGAAAATGGATCGATTTATTTTCTTCCCCCAAAGGGGGACCAAGCTGAAATTGAAGAGTTAGAAGAAAAAATCGATTCTATTAAGAAAATCATTCTTTCTGGCGATTACAAAGATTTGGAAAATTTAAATTCGGAGTTAAAGAGGCTCGAAGAGAACTTACAACGTAGCAAAGAGATTAACGCTTGTAAAGTTCAATTAGAAGAATATAAAAAACAACCGAGAAATGAGGAAATAAATAATAAAATTAAAAAAATCGAAAAGAAAATCGAAAAGCTCCTTGAGGAATATGATTTATTGAAACGATCCAAGGGATATATGCAACAAATTCGAGGTAAATATATATCGATGATTTTTCAAGAACCTATGAGTGCATTGAATCCAGTAATGACAGCTGGCGACCAGATAATGGAAGTATTATTGTTACACGATAGAAAACAACTTGCAATAGGTGCAATAAACCGGTTGGAAAAGGAATTGGACATATATGTTAGTAAGAAGAAGGTTACAAAAAGTAAAAATTCTAAAGGAGAATACGAGTGTGATAGATGTAAAGCAATTGTAATCGAAGGGCAGGATTACTGTCCTGGATGTGGTAATTATTTCGAGGTTAAACCTTTTAAAATAGTTAGGAAAAATTATTTAAAATATCAGCTAACGATTCTACGTCGTATTAAAAATAGGTCGAATAGTAGGATACTTTCATTTTTCAGTAAAAGGGAATTAAGACGAGAGGCTTTGGACCGTGCTGAACGGATGCTGAGACTTGTAAGAATTCCAGATCCTGAAACGGTGGCCAAATCATATCCTCATGAATTAAGTGGCGGAATGCAACAACGTGTAATGATTGCAATTGCTTTAGCTTGTAAACCTCAATTGTTAATTGCAGATGAACCTACAACAGCCCTCGATGTCACAATACAGGCTCAGATTTTAAAATTGATGAAAGATCTTCAGGAGGAGACTGGAACTGCAATATTACTAATTACTCATAATTTAGGAGTGGTCGCCGAAATATGTGATAGAGTTGGTGTTATGTATGCGGGGACCATGGCCGAAATCGGTCCAAAAATGAGTGTATTTAAAGAACCATTCCATCCTTATACTCAGGGTTTGATAAACTCGATTCCAAAAGTAACATCTGATATAGGTAGACTTGAGACGATTGAAGGTAATGTTCCAAACTTAATGAAACCGCCTTCCGGTTGCCGTTTCAACCCAAGATGCCCTTACTCGATGGAGATATGTTCTAAAGAAAAACCTTCCTTGGAAGAAATTCAACCAGGTCATTTTGTTGCTTGTCATCTTTATCGCAAGGTGAGAATATGA
- a CDS encoding dipeptide ABC transporter ATP-binding protein, which produces MNDDGEILIEARSLKKYFPIRGGFLNRSIGSIKAVNDVTFQIRKGETLGLVGESGCGKTTTGRCLLMLTKPTQGNIYYKMPKETRKKMLELEEIEAKQMNNGSFSSSMKIDKYYPKNKMNNKQRHSNPEMAELIEIRKKYSLLYKDEESMRRTRREMQIVFQDPYSSLNPRMLVKDIIAEPILVHGILNNIEAAQRVQELMLKVGLNPDYMYRYPHEFSGGQRQRIGIARALALNPDLIVLDEPTSALDVSVQAQILNLLTDLQSELGLTYLFISHDLSTIRYMCDRINVMYLGKIVESGTKDQIFKTPLHPYTEALLSVIPVPDPEVKRNKIVLSGDVPSPSNPPKGCHFHTRCRYRQEICEVEEPLLEDKGNGHMVACHFR; this is translated from the coding sequence ATGAATGATGATGGTGAGATACTTATCGAAGCGAGATCCTTAAAAAAATATTTTCCAATAAGGGGAGGGTTTCTAAATCGAAGCATCGGTAGCATCAAAGCTGTTAACGATGTTACATTTCAAATTAGAAAAGGAGAAACATTGGGGTTGGTTGGCGAAAGTGGTTGTGGAAAGACCACTACAGGAAGATGCCTCCTTATGTTAACCAAACCAACTCAGGGCAATATTTATTATAAAATGCCAAAAGAAACTAGGAAAAAAATGCTGGAGCTCGAAGAAATTGAAGCGAAGCAAATGAACAATGGATCCTTTTCAAGTTCAATGAAAATAGATAAATATTATCCAAAAAATAAAATGAATAATAAACAACGCCATTCGAATCCCGAGATGGCCGAGTTGATCGAGATTCGAAAAAAATATTCATTGTTATATAAAGATGAAGAATCGATGAGAAGGACTAGAAGAGAAATGCAGATTGTGTTTCAGGACCCTTATTCCTCTTTAAATCCTCGAATGCTGGTAAAGGACATAATTGCGGAACCAATTTTAGTTCATGGTATATTGAACAACATAGAGGCCGCTCAAAGAGTTCAAGAATTGATGTTGAAGGTTGGATTAAATCCGGATTATATGTATAGATACCCTCATGAATTTTCTGGAGGACAAAGGCAAAGGATAGGGATAGCACGAGCCCTTGCCCTGAATCCAGATTTAATAGTATTAGATGAACCCACATCGGCCCTGGATGTCTCGGTTCAAGCCCAAATATTAAACTTGTTAACCGATCTACAGTCTGAGCTTGGCCTAACATATTTATTTATTTCTCATGATTTAAGCACCATAAGATATATGTGTGATAGGATTAATGTTATGTATCTGGGCAAGATTGTCGAGTCGGGGACAAAAGATCAAATTTTCAAAACCCCATTGCATCCTTATACCGAGGCTTTATTGTCAGTGATTCCAGTTCCAGACCCAGAGGTAAAACGTAACAAGATTGTTCTCAGTGGAGACGTCCCATCGCCATCAAACCCACCAAAAGGTTGTCATTTTCACACAAGATGTCGGTATAGACAAGAAATTTGTGAAGTTGAGGAACCATTATTGGAAGACAAAGGAAATGGTCATATGGTCGCCTGCCACTTCCGATGA